Proteins from a genomic interval of Caulobacter sp. SL161:
- the cobT gene encoding cobaltochelatase subunit CobT translates to MASKPESPTEPFKRALAHAARSLAETPDLEVVFSGDGPQLLGNRAVLPHPPRDLSSKEAARIRGLADQMALRLAHHDPLAHARARPSSPDGQAAFESIEQARLEAIGANALGGVRANLTAALEARLEKQGLTRAVATDRQSAPMAEILGLMVRERLTGDAPPDGAKALVDILRHDIEARAGKDLDRLAAAIDDQAAFARVTREILRDLDLSEDMADATESADEEDGEDDAPTENSDEDQGEGEGEQQEGSAPQESEATDRESESGDEEMVQSDQEGEPEESDESPEMGDGAKPARPDTSAGQGGEPQYKIFTTAHDEIIDAEDLCDAEELTRLRAYLDQQLTALSSVVSRLANKLQRRLLAQQNRSWTFDLEEGMLDVARLTRVIIDPTAPLSFKQEEDQEFRDTVVTLLIDNSGSMRGRPIMVAAICADILARTLERCGVKTEVLGFTTRAWKGGTSRDEWIKAGKPAAPGRLNDLRHIIYKAADAPWRRARKNLGLMMREGLLKENIDGEALMWAHQRIIARPEQRRILMVISDGAPVDDSTLSVNSGHYLERHLRQVIAEIEGKSPVELIAIGIGHDVTRYYRRAVTIVDVEQLGGVLVEQLAALFEEEPRQIARTRGLLAPPPVVTPQVSKTAAKVPA, encoded by the coding sequence ATGGCCTCCAAGCCCGAAAGCCCGACCGAACCCTTCAAGCGCGCCCTGGCGCACGCTGCGCGCTCGCTCGCCGAGACGCCGGACCTGGAGGTCGTGTTCTCGGGCGATGGTCCCCAGCTTCTGGGCAACCGGGCGGTGCTGCCGCACCCGCCGCGCGACCTCAGCAGCAAGGAAGCCGCCCGCATCCGGGGTCTGGCCGACCAGATGGCCCTGCGCCTGGCGCACCACGACCCGCTGGCCCACGCCCGCGCGCGGCCCAGCTCCCCAGACGGCCAGGCCGCCTTCGAGTCGATCGAGCAGGCGCGGCTGGAGGCGATCGGCGCCAACGCGCTTGGCGGCGTGCGCGCCAACCTGACCGCCGCCCTGGAGGCGCGGCTGGAAAAGCAGGGTCTGACCCGCGCCGTGGCCACCGACCGCCAGTCCGCGCCGATGGCCGAGATCCTGGGCCTGATGGTGCGCGAGCGCCTCACCGGCGACGCCCCGCCCGACGGCGCCAAGGCGCTGGTCGACATCCTGCGCCATGACATCGAGGCCCGGGCCGGCAAGGACCTGGATCGGCTGGCCGCCGCCATCGACGACCAGGCGGCCTTTGCGCGCGTGACCCGCGAGATCCTGCGCGACCTTGATCTCTCCGAAGACATGGCCGACGCCACCGAGAGCGCCGACGAGGAAGACGGCGAGGACGACGCCCCCACCGAGAACTCAGACGAGGATCAGGGCGAGGGCGAAGGCGAGCAGCAGGAAGGCTCGGCCCCGCAGGAGAGCGAGGCCACCGACCGCGAGAGCGAGTCCGGCGACGAGGAGATGGTCCAGTCGGACCAGGAAGGCGAGCCCGAGGAGTCCGACGAGAGCCCCGAGATGGGCGACGGCGCCAAGCCGGCCCGTCCCGACACCAGCGCCGGCCAGGGCGGCGAGCCGCAGTACAAGATCTTCACCACGGCCCATGACGAGATCATCGACGCCGAGGACCTGTGCGACGCTGAGGAGCTGACGCGCCTTCGCGCCTATCTCGACCAGCAGCTGACCGCGCTCTCCAGCGTGGTCTCGCGCCTGGCCAACAAGCTGCAGCGCCGCCTGCTGGCCCAGCAGAACCGCTCGTGGACCTTCGACCTCGAGGAAGGAATGCTGGACGTCGCCCGCCTGACGCGGGTGATCATCGACCCGACCGCGCCGCTGTCGTTCAAGCAGGAGGAAGACCAGGAGTTCCGCGACACGGTCGTGACCCTGTTGATCGACAATTCCGGCTCGATGCGCGGGCGCCCGATCATGGTGGCGGCGATCTGCGCCGACATCCTGGCCCGCACCTTGGAGCGCTGCGGCGTCAAGACCGAGGTCCTGGGCTTCACCACGCGCGCGTGGAAGGGGGGGACCAGCCGCGACGAGTGGATCAAGGCCGGCAAACCCGCCGCGCCGGGCCGCCTGAACGACCTGCGCCACATCATCTACAAGGCCGCCGATGCGCCTTGGAGACGCGCGCGCAAGAACCTCGGCCTGATGATGCGCGAGGGACTCCTCAAGGAGAACATCGACGGCGAGGCGCTGATGTGGGCCCACCAGCGGATCATCGCCCGGCCCGAACAGCGCCGCATTCTGATGGTGATCTCCGACGGCGCGCCGGTGGACGACTCCACCCTCAGCGTCAATTCGGGCCACTATCTGGAGCGTCACTTGCGCCAGGTCATCGCCGAGATCGAGGGCAAGAGCCCCGTCGAGCTGATCGCCATCGGCATCGGCCACGACGTCACCCGCTACTACCGCCGCGCCGTCACCATCGTGGATGTCGAGCAGCTGGGCGGGGTGCTGGTCGAGCAGCTGGCGGCCCTCTTCGAAGAAGAGCCCCGGCAGATCGCCCGCACGCGCGGCCTCCTGGCCCCGCCGCCGGTGGTCACGCCCCAGGTCTCAAAGACGGCGGCTAAGGTCCCCGCGTGA
- a CDS encoding DUF3089 domain-containing protein: protein MKRTLTGLAAMAVLGLAGAANAQTVAPAPNDYGKPESWLCLPGRADACAVDQTTTIVPADGKTSVETFKAAAAPAYDCFYVYPTVSTDPGGNSDMTIDEAERRVVEQQLARFASTCRVFAPMYRQVTLAALRAVMLGQGAPGNAALAYGDVRDAWIWYLQNENKGRAVILMGHSQGARVLQGLLANEVDGKPVQKQMIAAYIIGMNTPVEGGNYGSIPLCDKADQAGCLVTYVSFREASPPPPVSRFGRTDAEGRRAGCVNPAALLAGKASADEAPLQAYLSAKGFGAVSGATPKPFAKDLTVSTPFVSMPGLLSAKCVAQGDFTYLSVKVNADPADPRTDEISGDVVVGPITLKDWGLHLIDVNLQMGDLVALAGRQAKAYGVK, encoded by the coding sequence ATGAAGCGGACTTTGACGGGCCTGGCGGCGATGGCGGTGCTGGGGCTGGCAGGCGCGGCGAACGCGCAGACCGTAGCGCCGGCGCCCAACGACTACGGCAAGCCCGAGTCGTGGCTGTGCCTGCCCGGCCGCGCCGACGCCTGCGCCGTCGACCAGACCACGACGATCGTCCCGGCGGACGGCAAGACCTCGGTCGAGACCTTCAAGGCCGCGGCGGCGCCGGCCTATGACTGCTTCTATGTCTATCCGACGGTGTCGACCGATCCGGGCGGCAACAGCGACATGACCATCGACGAGGCCGAGCGCCGGGTGGTCGAGCAGCAGCTGGCGCGCTTCGCCTCGACCTGCCGGGTGTTCGCGCCGATGTACCGCCAGGTGACCCTGGCGGCCCTGCGCGCGGTGATGCTGGGCCAAGGCGCGCCGGGCAATGCGGCGCTGGCCTATGGCGACGTGCGCGACGCCTGGATCTGGTACCTGCAAAACGAGAACAAAGGCCGCGCCGTGATCCTGATGGGCCACAGCCAGGGCGCGCGCGTCCTGCAGGGGCTGCTGGCCAACGAGGTCGACGGCAAGCCCGTCCAGAAGCAGATGATCGCCGCCTACATCATCGGCATGAACACCCCGGTCGAAGGCGGCAACTACGGCTCGATCCCGCTGTGCGACAAGGCCGATCAGGCCGGGTGCCTGGTGACCTATGTCTCGTTCCGCGAGGCGAGCCCGCCGCCCCCCGTCAGCCGCTTTGGCCGAACCGACGCCGAGGGCCGCCGCGCCGGCTGCGTGAATCCCGCCGCCCTGCTGGCGGGCAAGGCCTCGGCCGATGAGGCGCCGCTGCAGGCCTATCTCAGCGCCAAGGGCTTCGGCGCGGTGTCGGGCGCCACGCCCAAGCCGTTCGCCAAGGATCTGACGGTGTCGACGCCGTTCGTGTCGATGCCGGGCCTGCTGTCGGCCAAGTGCGTGGCGCAGGGCGACTTCACCTATCTGTCGGTCAAGGTGAACGCCGATCCGGCCGATCCGCGCACCGACGAGATCAGCGGCGACGTCGTTGTCGGTCCCATCACCCTCAAGGACTGGGGCCTGCACCTGATCGACGTGAACCTGCAGATGGGCGACCTGGTGGCCCTGGCCGGCCGCCAGGCCAAGGCCTACGGGGTGAAATAG
- a CDS encoding articulin, translated as MISFKTLCRLGVATLAALSLSAAPVLADGFPGAPTRSPVPKQATPKPRTKIVYVDRPVVVEKRVPVYIDRPTTQIVEKVVEKPVIIERPVVVEKRIEVPVEKLVQVPVEKKVYVDRTVEKKIYVDRPVVVEKVVEKRVEVPVQKIVEKVVEKPVYVDRPVPGDKPAEVVEKIIQVPIYVYVDRPVAAPAPGCAQPCGYVERPAPCAGPCGYPQPAPCASRCDIHWRPAPPPRCSHPCAPIPAPTPCASPCGYGGVIEHRDERYEERSSYSEHDDGYAELPPLPLGYLGQSSGGRGGGYGGVGLVGGGGWRGAAYGGASASASASATASATASTSIRIGGGGGGCSGCGGKKRH; from the coding sequence GTGATCAGCTTCAAGACCCTTTGCCGACTGGGCGTCGCCACGCTCGCCGCGCTGTCGTTGAGCGCCGCGCCCGTCCTGGCCGACGGCTTCCCCGGCGCGCCGACGCGCAGCCCGGTCCCAAAACAGGCCACGCCCAAGCCGCGCACCAAGATCGTCTATGTCGATCGCCCGGTCGTCGTGGAAAAGCGCGTGCCCGTCTATATCGACCGCCCCACCACCCAGATCGTCGAGAAGGTGGTCGAAAAGCCGGTGATCATCGAGCGCCCGGTGGTCGTGGAAAAGCGCATCGAGGTTCCGGTCGAGAAGCTGGTCCAGGTGCCTGTCGAGAAGAAGGTCTACGTCGACCGCACGGTCGAGAAGAAGATCTATGTCGACCGCCCCGTCGTCGTTGAGAAGGTGGTCGAGAAGCGGGTCGAAGTTCCCGTGCAGAAGATCGTCGAAAAGGTCGTGGAAAAGCCGGTCTATGTCGACCGCCCCGTGCCCGGCGACAAGCCCGCCGAGGTGGTCGAGAAGATCATCCAGGTGCCGATCTATGTCTATGTCGACCGCCCGGTTGCGGCGCCGGCCCCGGGCTGCGCTCAGCCCTGCGGCTATGTCGAGCGCCCCGCGCCCTGCGCTGGTCCTTGCGGCTATCCGCAGCCTGCGCCGTGCGCCAGCCGTTGCGATATCCATTGGCGGCCCGCGCCGCCGCCCCGCTGCAGCCATCCTTGCGCACCGATCCCGGCGCCGACGCCCTGCGCCAGCCCTTGCGGCTATGGCGGGGTGATCGAGCATCGCGACGAGCGCTACGAAGAACGCTCATCCTACTCTGAGCACGATGACGGCTATGCCGAGCTTCCGCCCCTGCCGCTGGGCTATCTGGGCCAGTCTTCCGGCGGTCGCGGCGGCGGCTATGGCGGGGTTGGCCTGGTCGGTGGCGGCGGCTGGCGCGGCGCAGCTTATGGCGGCGCCTCAGCCTCGGCGAGCGCTTCGGCTACCGCGTCGGCGACGGCTTCGACCTCGATCCGCATCGGCGGCGGGGGCGGCGGCTGCTCGGGCTGCGGCGGCAAGAAGCGCCACTGA